The DNA segment GAGCGGTTTGCCGGGGAACTCCACCCGGGCCAGCAGCCACGCCAGCGGCACCCCGAGCAGCAGCGACAGGCCGAGCGCCCAGCAGGAGACCACCAGGGAGAGGCGGATCGCCAGCACGGAGTCGTGGCCGGCGAGGTCGTGGCCGAACTCGCCCCAGGAGGTGCGGGCGAGGACGCCGAGCAGCGGGATCAGGAGGAACGCGACGGCGAGCAGCGCGGGAGCGGTGAGCGTCACCGGCAACCGGGTGCGCGCCCGCGTGGGCGTCCGCGTCCGCCGGCCCGGGCGCGCCGGGTCCGGTCCCGTTCCCGGTCGGGTTCTCCGTTGGCCGGCGTCCGCGGCGGGTTCACGGTTCGGGGCGGGTTCACGGTTTTCGGCAGGTTCCCGGTTTCCGGAGGGTGCTCGGTTCGGGGCAGGTTCCCGGTTTCCGGAGGGTGCTCGGTTCGGGGCAGGTTCCCGGTTTCCGGAGGGTGCTCGGTCCTCCCCAGATTCCCGGCTCCCAGCGCCTTCCCGGCCTCCGGCCGTTTCCCGCCCCCGGTCCACGCCACCGGCTCCGGGCTCCCGGGCGCGCGGCGCACCCCCCGCGGCCGCGCCGCGCGCCCCGCCTTCCGGATCCGGGCGCGCGGGCGCGCCCGCGCCACCCGCTCCGCCGGAATCGGCAGAACCGGCCGGTTCGGCCGAATCGGCCGGCGCCGGCACGTCCTCGGACCGGGCCCTCTCGCGCCCGGCCCCGCCGGCACCGGTCAGTTCCTCCCGCACGTCACACCACCGTGTCCGCCGTGTCCACCATGTCCGCCGTGCCTACGGCTGCTGGAAGCCCGCGGCGCGCAGCAGCTTCTGCGCCTCCGCGGAGGAGAGCCACTTGACGAACGCGGCCGCCGCCTCGCCGTGCTGGGACTCCTTCAGGGTGGCTGCCGGGTAGGAGGCGATGGCGTTCTGGGCGTCGGGGATGGTGATCGCGTCGACCTTGCCGGGCGCGGTGGCCGCGTCGGTCTTGTAGACGAGACCCGCGTCCGCCTCGCCCAGTTCGACCTTGCTGAGCACGGCCCGGACGTTGGCCTCCTCGGAGACCGGGTGGACGGTGATCTTCTGGGCGTCCAGGACCTTGTGGCTGTAGTTGCCGACCGGCACCTCGGGTGCGGCGAGTACCACCTTCAGCTTCGTGTCGGAGAGGTCCTTGAGGTTGTCGATCTTCTTCGGGTTGCCCTTGCCCGTGGCGATGACCAGGCGGTTCTTGGCGATGACCGTGGAGCTGCCGGCGTCGGGGCCCACGCCGTCCATGGTCTTCTGGTCGGCGGTGACGAGGACGTCCGCCGGCGCGCCCTGCTTGACCTGGGCGGCGAGTTCCTGGGATCCGGCGAAGGAGAACTTCACGTGGGTGCCGGGGTGCTCCTTCTCGTACGCGGCGCCCGCCTTCTGGAAGACGTCCGTGAGCGAGGAGGCCGCGAGCACGGTGAGGTCGGCGGCCGGCGGGCCGCTGGTCCCGGCGGACGAGCCGCCCTTGGTGCCGGCGCTCTTGCCGGAGCCGCTGTCGCCGCCGTCGCCGCAGGCGGCGAGCGTGCCGAGCAGGGCAGCGGCGAGCACGGCCGCGGTGGCGCCGCGGTGCGCGGCACCACGGCGGATCAGGTTGTTCGGCATCAGTGGCCTCCTTGGCCGGACGAGGACGGGCGGGCTGTGGAGCGGTGGGGAACGTCGAGCGGTGCGGCGGTCAGGAACGTGAGGGGTACGGGGGTCAGGCGGTCAGGCGGTCAGGCGGTCAGGCGGTCAGGCGGTGCGGAACGCGGCGTAGGGCCGGGCGGAACGTGGCGATGGGGCCGTGCTGAACGGTCAGGCTGGTGCGGGCCCCGCAGGACGGGGGACCGGCGGTCGACCGGCAGGGGCGCGCGCGGGCGCTGCGGCGGCGGGGCATGGCGGGCGCGCGGCCGCCCTCAGCCGCGGTCGATGTGCACGTTGGTGGCCTTCACCCGGGCCGTGGCCTCCATACCGACCTCCAGGCCCAGCTCCTCGACGGCCTCCCGGGTCAGCAGCGACACCAGCCGGTGCGGTCCGGCCTGGATCTCCACCTGCGCGGCGACGTCGCCGAGCTTGACGCCGGTGACGATGCCGGGGAAGGCGTTGCGCGCGGAGGTGTACGACACGTCCTCCTCGTCGCCGCCCTGCTGCCCGATCTCGACGGAGAACGCTGCGAGGGCCCGCCCGTCGATGAGCCGGCGCCCGCCCTCGTCCCGGTGCGTGGCGACACGCCCGGCGTCCGCCCAGCGCCGCGCCGTGTCCGGGCTGACGCCCAGCAGACGCGCGGCCTGGCCGATGGTGTAGGACTGCATGCGCGTCAATGTAGGCAGGCACACCTCTTATCTGCAAGGAAAGAACAGACATTGCATGGCATATGCAATGTGCGGGAAAGGTGCTGGGCCGGAGCCGGAGCCGGAGCCGGAGCCGGGGCACGGCAGGGGCGCAGGCGCGAGACGGGAGGCGCCAGGCGTGCGGCGTGCGGCGTGCGAGCGGCCTGCGGCGGTAGCGCGCGGGACCGGGAAGGAACCGGGAGCGGCGCCCATTTCCCGCCGTTTCCTCATATCCGGCCGCATCCCAGCAGGTCAGCAGCGGTGACGTCCCACGACGTGCTCAATACGCCCTCCGGCCTGCCACCCGACCGCGACCGGCTGCACTCTCTGCCATGGGCGCCGGGCGGCGCGGTCCACCCCGTGCCGCCCGGCGGCTGAGGCGGTCCCGGTCCCCCTTCCACCTCCCAGAACGTGGCACGGCGACCGGGGCCCGTGACCGAGGTCATGATCACGAGCTCACAGGAGGAGAGAGAGGGATGCACGTACTGCGCAAGATGCGGGTGATCGCGGCCGTCGCCGTGGCTTCCGGAGCACTGACCGCCGCGGCCATCGCACCGGCCTCCGCCACCGCGGAGTCCTGGGGCGACTGCCCGAGCGGCTACTTCTGTGCCTGGAGCGGTGCCAACGGCACCGGATCCAGATGCCAGTGGGCGGGGAACTCCGAGTCCTGGTACCACGACTGCTCCTGGGCCGGGGACCATTACCCGCGCTCCGTCTACAACCACGGCCGCTCGGGCGCGGGCGTGACGATCTACGCCTGGACGAGCTGGGAGAAGCCGATCGGAGGCTGCGTCACCAAGGGCGAGACGGTGAATCTCGCGGGCAACTACTACGTCGCGTCGCACGCCTGGAACTGCTGACGCCGGCACGGGACCGTCCGGGTTCGCACCCGTGCGGGGAGCAGGGCGGCCCGCTGCCCGTGGGGGGCGGCGGGCCGTCGGCAGGGTCCGCGGGGTCAGCCGGGGACCAGGTGCAGCCGCGGGCGGAACCGCTGGAAGGTGGTGGACAGCAGGCCGGGCCAGGCGTGCGCCTGCTTCCACCGGGCGTCGTCCTCCAGTTCCGGCGGGCGGGACTCGATGGCGTCCTGGTGCGCCTGCGCGGACGTCCACAGCGCGTAGTTGAACACCCGGGAGCCGTCCGTGCTGACGTAGAAGTGGGCCGAGACCATGCCGGCGGCGGGCGGCGTCCGGGAGCCGCCCTCGAACATCGCCTCCACCAGCCCCTGCGCCCGGTCGACATCCGGGCCGTCGAACTCCCGGGTGACCAGCACGGCGCAGCCGGCATCGCCCACCGCCCCGTACACGGGAGTGCTGCGCCGCAACCGGGCGGCCACCACGCCGGCCCGCTCGATTCCCGGGACGGCCTCGTCGACCTCCCGTTCCCACGCCGGGTCCTGCTCGGCCACGGCGCCTTCGTCAGCACCCTCGTCCACCTGGCACAGGTGCAGGAGCGTCTCACCGTCGTCGCAGGCCAGGACGCCGTAGGAACGCAGCCCCGGCCCCGGCCACCGGCGGGTCCCCCACGCGGCGGCGATGGCCCGCACCGCCGCGTCCTGCCGGTCCGGCGACCCGACCCGCCACGTGCCGAACAACGCGGCCCCGGGGCCGACCGGGACCGGGCCGGAACCCTGAACCGAACCCGAACCCGAACCCGAAACCGAACCCGGACCCTGCGCACCGCGAAGACCCACGGCCACCCCCTCGTCGTCCACACCCCTACGGCCTCATAGTCGAGCGCCGAGAGAGACCGGGGTCAACCCTCGATGAATGGTCCACCGACCATGTGCCGTGGGCCGTGGAGCCGTGGAGCCGTGAAGCCTTGGAGCCCTGGAGCCGTGGAGCCGTGGAGCCGTTGTCAGGCGTACCTGTAGATCTTGCTGTGGCTCTCCAGCTGCGACGGCTTGATGTCCCACGGCGGCATCGGCTGGTCGCGGGAGACGATCCTGCGGTACTGGGAGTGGGAGGCGGCCGGCGGCTTGGCGGGCTGGTAGAGCACGCCCGGGTGGGCCATCTGCCACTGCGACCAGACGCGGTCGATCATGGCGTGGTGCAGCCAGAAGACGGGGTCGTTGTTGGATCCGCCGCCGAGCATCTGCCCGCCGACCCAGCGGTGCACGCGGTTGTGGTTCTGGTACTGGGAGTTGCCGTCCCCCCTGCCCCAGCCCTCCAGCTTGTTGCGGAAGCCGGAGGCGGACATGGAGTTCCACGGGGAGACGTCGAAGGCCTTCTCGCGGGTGGCCTCGGCCAGCTGCGCCTTGGTGGGCAGCGAGATGGGCCCCGAGGGGTGACCGAGGTCGCGGACCAGGAACGGGTCGTCGGTGACGGTCTCCTCGATCCGCCAGCGCCCCTCGCGGTAGGCGAACGCCCCGCTGGTCACCTGGCGGTCCCCGCCGCGGCCGTTGCCGCCGAGGAAGTCGTCCGCCCACAGGGAGGAGGACGTGCTGCGGTCCACGGTCCAGTCCCAGTACGGCACGGTGACCGACGGGTCCACCTCCTGGAGGGCACGTTCGAACTCCAGCAGGAACTGGCGGTGCCAGGGCAGGAACGAGGGCGTCATGTGGGCGACCCTCAGGCCCCGCTCCCCGTCGGAGACGTAGTACTTGATGTGGATGCGCACGAACTCGTCGTAGATCCCCTTCCTCTTGAGTTCGAGGACGGCGTCGACGAAACGCTTCTTCTCGCTGCGTGTCAGTGCGCTCTGGTTCTTGCGGGTGTAGACCATGACGGCTTTCCTTGTGGCGGCTTTCCTTCGGGGCGGCGGCTTCCTTCGGGCCGAAGGGGGGGGCGGAGCGGACCGGGACCGTGCGCCCGGGCCCGGCGTCGGGAGGCGCGAGGGGCCGGTGGCGGCGCGTCAGTAGACGTGCTCGGGGGCCAGCCTGGAGGCGCCGAGGGCGTCGACGGCGCCGCGGGCGGCGGCCAGGACCGTCGGGTGCGAGCCGTAGTGGTCGACCATGCTCAGGTAGCTGCCGTCGGCGCGGCGCATCAGGTGCAGCGGCCTGCCGTCGATGAGCACCTCGATCGGCTGGTCGCCGGCTGCCGGGGAGGCCGTCGGCGCCTGGGAGGCCATCGGCTCGTCGGAGGCCATGGTGGTGTGGCCGCCGGCCCCGTCGGCGTGCCGGGTGAGGCGGTCCAGCAGGCCGTGCTGGCGTGCGTGGATGTGCCGGCCGCGGTAGATCTCGTCGAAGAGCACCTCGTGGACGGGCCCCGGGGCGCGGCCGTCGGTCGTGCCGCCCTGGGCGGGCGGGCCGGGCTGCCGTGCGTCGGCGACGACGGGCACGATGGCGGCCGCCGCCGCGGCGGAGGCGCCGGTCGCGAACAGGGCCCGCAGCAGGGTGCGTCGGCTGCGCGCGGTCATGACCGCGCCACCAGCGCCGGGCGGGCGGCTCGGCCTTCGTGTGCGGGCAGTGTCATCTGTGATCGGTCCCTTCGGGGCGGGGGGAGTGGATGTGAGGCCGTTGCTGCGGTGGCGGGGCGGAGGGCGACGGTCCCGGGTGCGTTGCCCTGCCTGCCTTCCTCTGCCTTGCCCTGCCTTGTCGGTCGGGGCGCGGGCCGCGGTGCGAGTGCGGGCATCCGGTACGGGGTGGCGGCCTTCGGTCCGGGGAGCGGGCCTCCCGTGCGAGGTTGCGGGCCTTCGGTTCGAGGAGCGGGCCTCCCGTGCGAGGTTGCGGGCCTTCGGTTCGAGGAGCGGGCCTCCCGTGCGAGGTTGCGGGCCTTCGGTTCGAGGAGCGGGCCTCCCGTGCGAGGTGCGGATACGACTCCGCCCCCCACTTCCGCACACCGCAAACCTCGGAATCCCGGAAACGGGGCCGACACGGCGGGGAATTCGCCCGGCCGCAGCAGTCCGCCGCTGCTCCAGGGATGACGGACCTGCTCCACGGGTGACGATCCGATTCACGGGTGACGGACCGGCTTACGGGTGACGGACCGGCTTACGGGTGACGGACCGGCTTACGGTGACGGCGCGACTTACGGGTGACGACCGACGATGGCGCCCCGCGCCCGTGATCCACCGCCACCCGGTTCCGCGATGCACCGCCACCTGGTTCCGTGATGCCCCGTCACCCGGTCACGCCCCCGGTCCAGAAGGACCACCAGCGGGTGAGCACCAGCGTCCCGATCACGCCGAGGTGCAGCGCGGGCGGCGCCCAGACGAAGTCCGTGAGGAACGCCCGCAGCCCCGCGGGCACCGGCAGGAAGCCGGAGCGCGCGGTGAAGGACGTCACGCCCCAGAACATGACGACGGTGGCGACCCAGGCCAGGCAGCACCACAGGCACAGCGCGTGGATGCGGTAGAGCGACTGGAACTGCAACCAGCCGCAGAACCCGGCGCCCAGCAGCGCCCCGGTGTTCAGGCCGAGCCAGAACCAGCGGGGGAAGCGGGCCCCGGCGAGCAGGCTCACGCCGACGCAGGCCACGATGGCGTACGCCACCAGGCCCAGCATCGGATTGGGGAAGCCGAAGACCGACGCCTGCGCGCTCTTCATCACGCTGCCGCAGGCCACCACCGGGTTGAAACTGCACCCGGGGGTGAAGTTCGGGTCCCTGAGCAGCGCGAACTCGTCGAGAGTGATCACCCAGGACGGCAGCAGGCCCGCCGCCCCGGTGAGCGTCAGCAGGAGTGCGAAGGGGCGGCCCGCGCCGCTCCTGAGCACGGCGGCGCGGGTGCCGCTGCTTCTGCCGGTGCCTCCGGGGACCGGCGGCCGGGCGGCGCGATGACGCGCCCCGGCCGCCGGACGCCCGGCCGGCCGAACGGTGAGGAGGGGCACCGGTCAGCCGACGGGCAGGCCGCCGAGCAACTTACGTGTGGCGTTGCTCTGTTTGACCTGCTTCGCCAGGCCCTGCACCACCGCGGCCGGAGAGGTCTCGGCCTCCGGCGCGAACCGGCGGGCACCGACGAGCTGCGCGTCCAACGCCTTCTGCTTACCGACCGTGTCCAGGACGTCGTCCACCAGCTTGGGCGCGGCGTCGGAGGCGGCGTACGCCGGTGTCACGGCACCGGCGGCCACCAGGGCACCGGCGAGGACCGCGGCAGCCTTCAGGGGCTTCATGGTCTTCCTTTCTCCGGCGACGGGGATCGCCGGCGGACATTCGCGTCCGGACACCAGCGCACGTCCGATGCCCTCTACTTCTCCGGGCACAACGAGCCCTGCCCGGCACGGAAACCCCGTCGCCGGTAAATTCCGCCTGTCCCGCCCGATTCCCACCCGATCGAATGCAGCGGCACGCCGATGCTCGTACGATCACACGCTCCCGTGTGCGAACGCGTCGGGCGTCCGTGCGCGAGAGGCCGGCATCCCGCCGTATCCGAACGTGCCGAATTCCCTCTCCGGGTGGGGAATTCGGGGCCGCGTACAGCGAATCAGGGGTGCATTGCCGTGAATTGCGGGTGCCGCGCGATGGATCGCGTGTTCCGCGCCGTGGTTTGCGGGTGCCGCGGTGCGGAGGGGCGCGGAGACGCGCGGTGTGCGGTGAGTTCGGGGCGGGGAGCGGGCGGCGGGCGATCCGGCGGGCGCGCCCTATCGGCCGTACGGGCCGGTGCGCGGCCGGCCCTGGAGGTCGGGGGCGGGGCGGCCGTCGGCGACGAGGGCCGCGGTGGCGTAGGCCACCGCCTCGCGGACCACGAGGGGCCCGTAGCGGTTCACGCCCGCCCTGTCGCCCGCGGCGGACGCCCGTGCCAGCGCGTCCGTGGCCGAGCGGAGGCGGGCGAGCGCGCGCAGCCGGGTGGCCGGGGCGCCCTCCCAGGCCGCCGTGGCGGCACCGGACGGCCTGCTGTGCACGGCCACCGCGCCGGACGGCACGGCGTCCGCGGGCACGGCACGCACCGGCCCCGTCCCTACCCGGCCCGGTGGGACCGCGTCCGCCGCGGTGCGGGCCCGCACCTGGGCGATGGCGGCCCGGACCGCGCATACGTGGTGCCGGGCGGAGCGGCCGGAGATGCGGTTGCCGTCGGCCTCGATGACCGCGTCGAGCAGGCGGCTGACGGGGCTGAGCACCGCCGCGGCGTCCCGAACCGCCGAGACCCGGTTGGACGCGCCGGGCGCTGTCCCGCGCGGTGCGGCGGCGTGCGGTCCGCCCCGGGGGCCGCCGTCGGCGTCGGGGTCCGCCGCGGCGGGTGCCGCCCCGCCGAGGGCGAGGGCCGCGCAGAGCACGGAACCGGCGAGGGGCCGTGCGGGCAGGTGACGCATGGTCGTTGTCGTCCTTTCGCCGGACGCGTCCGGCCTCGGTGGTCCGCGGGCACGGATCCGCGGGCACCCGTGCGGGCCGGTACGTCCGCTCCCGCGATCACCGTCCGTGCGACGGTCGCCGTGCGCAACCGGACGGACGCGCAACGTGCGGCGGAGCCCATGTGGACGGTGAACCGTTTCGCCTGGTGGGACGGGTGGGGCGGCGTGTACGGGCGACCGAACGGGGCGCCGCGGGCAGCGCGGCCATTCGGGTCGCCCGTACCGGCTCCGCGGCGCGCCTCCGGCGTAAATGGACCGCATTTCCGTATATCGGCCGCCCGTATTTCCGGCCGACGACGGCCCCTCACGGCGACCACATCATCAAGAATTCATGCAAACCGATACGACACACAGAACCTATGAATTAATCCGATACGTTCACAAATCGGCTACAGTTGCGCTTCCTGAAGCTGTTACGGCGGCACCGGCGCGGGCACCGCCGATCGTGTGATTTCAATGCCCCGCGGGTTTCGGGCCTCCGCATTCCGAAAGGGCAGAGTCGGCCATGCGTCATTCTCTTGGTCTTTCCCCGTCTCGTCGTCGCCGTGGCCGCTCGTGTGCGCCTTTCTCCTGCGGCCATCGCGCGGGCCCCGGGGATCCGGGAGGCCATGTCCCGGCGTCCGGAGCCGGTGCCCGCGCCGTCGCCGCCGATGCCCTCCGGTAGCCCCCGGACGCCGCCTGCCCGCACCGCCCCCGCTCCCCGCCCGCGCCGACCGCTGAAGGTCCTGCACGTCGTCCAGCCCGTGGACGGGGGCGTGGCGCGCGTGGTCACGGACCTGGTGGCGGCCGGCGCGTCCGAGGACCTGCACGCCACGGTGGCCTGCCGGGCGGACGGCGCCCTGGCCGGTGCGGTGCGCGGCGCCGGCGGTGCGGTGCGGCACTGGGCGGCGGACCGTGCACCCGGACCGGCGCTGCCCGGCGAAGTGGCGCGCATCGCCCATCTGGTGGCTCAGGTCCGCCCTGACATCGTGCACGCGCACAGCGCCAAGGCGGGCCTCGCCGTCCGGCTCGCCCTGCGCGGCCGGGTGCCGACCGTCTTCCAGCCGCACGCCTGGTCCTTCGAGGCGGTCGACGGGGCGCACGCGCGGCTGGCCCGGCGCTGGGAGCGGTACGGGGCGCGGTGGGCGGCGCGGATCGTCTGCGTCAGCGCCGCCGAGATGCGCACCGGGCAGGCCGCCGGGATCGACGCCGACTGGGCGGTGATCCCGAACGGCGTCGACACCGGCCGCTTCCGCCCCGCCCCCTCCCCCGCCGCCGGCCGGGCCGCCGCCCTGCCGCTCCATCCGGACGTGCCGCCGGACGTGCCGCTGGTCGTGTGCGTGGCGCGGCTGTGCCGGCAGAAGGGCCAGGACGTACTCCTCCGGGCCTGGCCCCTGGTGGCCCGTCAGGTCCCCGGGGCACGTCTCGTACTGGTCGGCGACGGGCCCGAGGCGTCGGCCCTGCGGCGGGGCGCGCCCCCGTCGGTGACGTTCGCGGGGCCGACCGGCGACCCCGCCGCCTGGTACCGGGCCGCCGACCTGCTCGTCCTGCCGTCCCGCTGGGAGGGCATGGCACTGGCCCCGCTGGAGGCGCTGGCCTGCGGAACGCCCGTGCTGGTCACCGACGTCGCCGGGGCGCGCGAGGCGCTGCCGGCCGGTCAGGAGCCGCACTGCCTGGTGCCCCCGCAGGACCCCGCCGCGCTGGCCGGCGCCGCCGTCGCCCTGCTGCGTGACGCGCCGCTGCGCGCCGAACTCGGCCGCGCGGGCCGGCGGCACGTCCTCGCCACCCACGACGTGCGGCACTCCGCCGCCGCGGTCGCGGCCGTGTACCGGGCGCTGTCGGGCACCGGGCGGACCGGGTCCACCGGGCCCAACGGGCCCACCGGACCCAACGGGAACGCGGCGCCCGCGGCGTCGCCCGAACGCAGGGAGTCCCTGGCCACGTGAGCGCGGAAAGCACCGTTCCCTCCCCTGCCGGCCGGTCGCGGACGGCGGACGGCCCCGCACCGGTCGCGGTCGTCCGGCCCCGCGGCGCGCGGCGCGGCCTGCGCCCCCCGCCCCGGCCACCGCGCGCCGTGCGGCACGCCTCACCGCTGCCCCTGCTCACCGTGGACACCGCGGCCGCGCTGCTCGGCGTCGCCGCGGTGACGTGCGCGGCACGCGCCGGGGCACTCGGCTTGCGGGCCGCGGCACCGGCCGCCCACGCCCCGGGCGCCTGGCCGGCCGCGGCCCACGGCTGGCCCGTCTGGTCCGGCTGGCCCGCCCCGGCGCACGCCAGGCCGGCCGCCTGGTCCGGCTGGCCCACCACGTGGTCCGGCTGGCCGGCGGTGGAGGGCGCGTGGCCCGCGCTGGTGCTCCTGCTGACCGTGGCCGCGCTGCACGCACGCGCCGGCCTCTACGGCACGCGTGCCGTGCCGCCGCTGCCCGGCGCTCCCCTCGCCCTCGACCAGGTCCCCGCGCTGTGCG comes from the Streptomyces sp. TS71-3 genome and includes:
- the modA gene encoding molybdate ABC transporter substrate-binding protein, with the translated sequence MPNNLIRRGAAHRGATAAVLAAALLGTLAACGDGGDSGSGKSAGTKGGSSAGTSGPPAADLTVLAASSLTDVFQKAGAAYEKEHPGTHVKFSFAGSQELAAQVKQGAPADVLVTADQKTMDGVGPDAGSSTVIAKNRLVIATGKGNPKKIDNLKDLSDTKLKVVLAAPEVPVGNYSHKVLDAQKITVHPVSEEANVRAVLSKVELGEADAGLVYKTDAATAPGKVDAITIPDAQNAIASYPAATLKESQHGEAAAAFVKWLSSAEAQKLLRAAGFQQP
- a CDS encoding molybdopterin-binding protein, which translates into the protein MQSYTIGQAARLLGVSPDTARRWADAGRVATHRDEGGRRLIDGRALAAFSVEIGQQGGDEEDVSYTSARNAFPGIVTGVKLGDVAAQVEIQAGPHRLVSLLTREAVEELGLEVGMEATARVKATNVHIDRG
- a CDS encoding peptidase inhibitor family I36 protein — translated: MHVLRKMRVIAAVAVASGALTAAAIAPASATAESWGDCPSGYFCAWSGANGTGSRCQWAGNSESWYHDCSWAGDHYPRSVYNHGRSGAGVTIYAWTSWEKPIGGCVTKGETVNLAGNYYVASHAWNC
- a CDS encoding antibiotic biosynthesis monooxygenase, whose protein sequence is MRAIAAAWGTRRWPGPGLRSYGVLACDDGETLLHLCQVDEGADEGAVAEQDPAWEREVDEAVPGIERAGVVAARLRRSTPVYGAVGDAGCAVLVTREFDGPDVDRAQGLVEAMFEGGSRTPPAAGMVSAHFYVSTDGSRVFNYALWTSAQAHQDAIESRPPELEDDARWKQAHAWPGLLSTTFQRFRPRLHLVPG
- a CDS encoding tyrosinase family protein, coding for MVYTRKNQSALTRSEKKRFVDAVLELKRKGIYDEFVRIHIKYYVSDGERGLRVAHMTPSFLPWHRQFLLEFERALQEVDPSVTVPYWDWTVDRSTSSSLWADDFLGGNGRGGDRQVTSGAFAYREGRWRIEETVTDDPFLVRDLGHPSGPISLPTKAQLAEATREKAFDVSPWNSMSASGFRNKLEGWGRGDGNSQYQNHNRVHRWVGGQMLGGGSNNDPVFWLHHAMIDRVWSQWQMAHPGVLYQPAKPPAASHSQYRRIVSRDQPMPPWDIKPSQLESHSKIYRYA
- a CDS encoding tyrosinase family oxidase copper chaperone — translated: MTARSRRTLLRALFATGASAAAAAAIVPVVADARQPGPPAQGGTTDGRAPGPVHEVLFDEIYRGRHIHARQHGLLDRLTRHADGAGGHTTMASDEPMASQAPTASPAAGDQPIEVLIDGRPLHLMRRADGSYLSMVDHYGSHPTVLAAARGAVDALGASRLAPEHVY
- a CDS encoding vitamin K epoxide reductase family protein, which encodes MLRSGAGRPFALLLTLTGAAGLLPSWVITLDEFALLRDPNFTPGCSFNPVVACGSVMKSAQASVFGFPNPMLGLVAYAIVACVGVSLLAGARFPRWFWLGLNTGALLGAGFCGWLQFQSLYRIHALCLWCCLAWVATVVMFWGVTSFTARSGFLPVPAGLRAFLTDFVWAPPALHLGVIGTLVLTRWWSFWTGGVTG
- a CDS encoding glycosyltransferase family 4 protein translates to MPSGSPRTPPARTAPAPRPRRPLKVLHVVQPVDGGVARVVTDLVAAGASEDLHATVACRADGALAGAVRGAGGAVRHWAADRAPGPALPGEVARIAHLVAQVRPDIVHAHSAKAGLAVRLALRGRVPTVFQPHAWSFEAVDGAHARLARRWERYGARWAARIVCVSAAEMRTGQAAGIDADWAVIPNGVDTGRFRPAPSPAAGRAAALPLHPDVPPDVPLVVCVARLCRQKGQDVLLRAWPLVARQVPGARLVLVGDGPEASALRRGAPPSVTFAGPTGDPAAWYRAADLLVLPSRWEGMALAPLEALACGTPVLVTDVAGAREALPAGQEPHCLVPPQDPAALAGAAVALLRDAPLRAELGRAGRRHVLATHDVRHSAAAVAAVYRALSGTGRTGSTGPNGPTGPNGNAAPAASPERRESLAT